The Lytechinus variegatus isolate NC3 chromosome 7, Lvar_3.0, whole genome shotgun sequence genome includes the window GATCACAAGGATGAGATACCTAAAGACTGCACAGtacttttcaaatgaaaatgttcAAGGTTCATATTTAACATTGAAAAAATGAGCCCTCAAAAagtattcataattttgtaattataaattcATAAAGGCATCAATGATTCACATTTTCTCCTTTAAAATCAAATAGTTTGAAAAAGTAAGTACAACTATCTACTCTTAATCAAAACAATCGAacattatatgacacctagatagatccttgtcatttgatttgtTGGTCAATAtcgatcattcagcccattttacaatgacgtcaACAAACGTGCAATTTTAGATATATgcatcgtgcaattttggatccatatgattttgtccattgcatgcGCGAACCCAGACTGCAGGCACCGCTTGTATTTCCAGTGCGCATGTTGTATGTACGCGATAATCGACAGACCGAGCTTGCACTGCATGAGCATAATTTGCATCGAAATTCACAAATGTTATATGAAAAAGAATCtatatttaggtgtcatataagccaaataatgaatttttttttcattcgtgcaatggacagaatacttcattcggtgaaagaagaaatgaatgaCCCATTCAGCTCGGCTACGCcttgttgaatggatcatttcatctttcacctcatgaagtattctgtccattgcactcataaacattcattatttgtataatatctataaaaaatggaaCATAGGCTAAAGTAAATGCAACATATATTCTTAATGTTAACATTCGATTCTTCAAGGTGAAAGAGAGCAGCATAATCAAAGTTGGatcaaattttatatatacaccttgggcctgtttcataaaacttgttataatagcaaatttgcaataacagttaaaagctactgaaattgttcattttgattggctcaTAGAATCTGTCAAAGGAATTGTGCATTTGTTGTTACAGGTCTTTATGAAACACGACCTTGAAAGAAAGCATACACTGGGGATCACTTCATGAAAAGATTTGTTGAATGTTTGatcagttaccatagcaactgGATTTCACAGCCAaccaaaatcaagaaaaatattgtcagatctgactagtcagacaaaaaaatttgatcaaaggCTTCTAGGAAGAACCATTTCAACAACTCCAATCTTCATAAATGCACATATTTATATTGATCAACAGTTTGGTGAATTAATCAGACCCCCTTCCTGAGAGCAACATTAACCAAGCTGACTTTTCACTTTAAATGGCTTTGTTGGTAAAATTTAGATTAAATCAAGGGTAAAAGTGATGTAGCTTTCTGACTTGCACTGTGAAAGGCTATCACGTATCAAGGAAACTGAAGATAAAACCCTATATGTGCTATCAAATAAGCTCAGACTAATTGTACTGTCATTCCTGAAGTGAGCACGAATCAGTAAAGATGTGATCATATCTATTGTTAATCTTCCAGGTGTATCGCATGTAATCTACTGGGTGGCCAGGCCCAACTATATCTCATCTAAACTAAAACCATCGCTGGAAAAGATGTACTGTATTTAAAACCATAATAAAGCTATTAGCAATGGTAAATTCAACAAGACTATTATCTACTAATAGTCAAATACCTCATACCttaaaaatgcatgaatatagAGTATGGACACGAGAAAACTAAGATTTACATTGAAGACAATAATGCTGCTGGCATTTTTGTTTGACATGCAAACTATCATGTGGAATGCATATCAAGGTATGAAGCATTAATCATCTTATCTTCTCAATTTATACCACAAAAGcaacaaaatgtaatataataGAAAAATACTTCATTTAGGCACCTTACTATATGGTTAGGCAAGTTACAAATGGTTCCAGAAGTCTACAGCATCTTTTTATCACTGATCACCATAGGGAATGGAGGAAAGCTACTGTGAAAGACACATAGAGGCTTCATAGCAGTATTCCTGTCTGTGATCCCAAAAGGTGTCATCTAGACTTCTGTAATTTGTGCCAAGAGCAGTCATATTAAAGAGTACAAAATATTCAATCGAGAGattctgtacatgtacaaaagtatTCCTAGAAAGGATGATATAATGAGGTACTATTATACCAAGGAGTTGATAATACTATGTAGTTCCAAGTGGCAATGTAATtctaatataatataaattctTAGAGGTTTTGAGCCTTTTTGTTTCTTGTCTCCCTTTAATCCATCTAATGCTCAGCAAATTTGTTCAATCACCTGAGCCCATTCATTTTTGCGGGTACTTAACCATAATAACAGAGTTACCAGTTtcagaaaatcaagaaaattttgtaaaataaaactggtattataataataataagtaataacattttatttacacTGGTTAGCCACTTCATTAATATAACTGCTCTATACCAGCGAGCCCTGCATAACAAACATAATATGTTGTTATCATATTTCTATCTAGATCTTGAGTGCCTGGCTAGAAGGCAGAagattccattttgaaaaatctgGTAAGATTCAGCCGGGTATCACGCCCTCGACCTCTTCATGAAGCAGACACTACTAGTGAACCACCTTGTCCAGTATGATACCAATAAAGACTATTATTGcctaatacatttttaaaatcaagttaCATCATTACCCTATGTCTTCCACCTCAGCCTCCACTTATTTAAAAATGTACGCAAAGATTGTGTATTTACATCTAAAGAATAGAAATTATCTTGTCAAAAttataaacataagaaaaaactATAAACTCAATATAGAAAGAGTGTCGATCAGAATGATGAGAGGGGAAAACAATGACATCCAGATCAGGACCCCTATGCAATTCATCCCTTTCAAGAACTGACAAAAACGACTTTAAAATATtcttcattgaatattcatgagcatTCTAAATAAATGACATTGATTGGTCAGTTGGTGCTCATgagacaaaatatattttgtactaTATTTTCTGGGGTAAAACTATTTGGAGCTCAGCTGGACTGGcaatatatctatattttccTCATGGCAAACAGACAAAAAATAGTATTTGCCAGTCCAACATCAGATGAATGAGGTCCACTCTACTTTCTCAAAGCTTGGTTTATTTGTATACTCTATCAAGATCTAAGTCACAGTAACATCTACATCAGACAGCATGCTTGTTCCCTCAAGCTTTACTGAAAACCAGCATGCTCTTTAATAAAGTCTAGTTTAGATTTAATAGAGtgtaaaacatgaaagaaatacaATGGAATGAAACTAAAGATGGAGCAATACTCATATCAAGTCAACTACCACAcctacatcatacatgtaattatgcaGTTAAGCATAGCTCATACAAAGTATGTTGaaccacttaaaaaaaacactaccTCAATAGAAGTCATCTCTAATGCTATTACGGTTCAAATAAAAGTGGTTGTACAAAACTATAGTGTGCTATAAAGGCACCATAGGCCTTATTGCACATCtgtgactttaaaaaatatggagaagtTACATCCATGATACTTCAATACATCATCTTATGTTACcacagcattttttttcaggtagTTAAGTATAAAGAGAGACTTGACATCAACTGCAGCATCCACCCGTCTTGACATCATCAACTTCACCATCAATGGTACTATCCTCTCTGGCTCCATATAACTTGATACTCTGTAGCTGATCATCTATGtctttcttattcttctccATCACAATCTTGACAAGACTTTCAAAAGCCTAATGGGaaagaaaatcatgatattAAATTTGTTAATACCCCTTTTTTCTGTATACAAAGATAAGTGGTTTCTGTAATTCAGGTTATATAAATCAATGTGAAACAGACCCTCTTCGATTTGGGCTCTTTTGGACCCTTGATGAGGTCTCTGCCGGAGGTTAAATCAACACAATATTTGTACAGACAGACATTAAAGGCATGTTCAGACATGGCTTGCCAGaacttagaaaaaaatgtgtgtacaaaggaaaatgaaatatatatgaagCATTCAAATCCAGAGACAAGCGACTTCGTTTTTGCAAGGAGACAAACAACTGatccttttcttttaaaaagataGCACagaggcccgttgcagaaagggttgcaatcaatcgcaactctaaaaatcatgcgcaacttgattttcaaccaataaacAGCACGCATtcgggacttgcgattgattttttacttgcatttaaacgcaactctttctgcaacggaccacAGATTAGACAAGCACAAATCAATATTGTCCAGTTGCACAGACATAGTAATAACATCATCCGACATTCTATGCTtccaattcaaataaacttatTTCTGGAGTGAACTTGACTGCTTAAATCATTTGATGTGATTTAAGCAGTCAAGTTCACTCCAGAAataagtttatttgaattggaagcataaaattcaaataaacttaTTTCTGGAGTGAACTTGACTGCTTAAATCATTTGATGTGAATTTACTAATGTGATTATTATATAACCCGCttaatattaaaatataaaataagtaTTTAATTGACTATACCTCATTCAGATTATCTCCACTGAATGCACTAGCCTCTATAAACTGTAGGTTATTCTCCCTTGCaaactgcaaaaaaaagaagatcaaATGAATCTAACCATCAAATATATCATGTTAATAATCAATAAAGTATCATAGAAACAgatatttgatttcaatcatCAAAGCAGGAAAAGTGACAAACTTctgttgttattatttgtttccattatttcattgttttcatgcaaatattgtataatacaaTTTTTATAAACTACCTCAAAATGACAGATTTTAATATCTCCATGACTACTTAGTACTCATTCTCTCAGTGTATACATTGTGAATACAAAGCTTCAcctgaaataaaattttgttccaAAGGCAAGTCTTTctcttttcaattttaaaaacattgttCAAATATTCTTGACTCcctaaatattttttcagatatcaaacttaaaaaaactTGCTAGATAACTACTTTGATTAGAGAAACCTTGGTAATGAATAGCTTTTTCTCCTTCCTCACCATTTCGCCCTCTTGCCTTGATATAATCCGGAGAGCCGATGCATCTGATTTATTAGCAACCAGGAATTTAGCAACATCACCAGcaccctataaaaaaaaatatgtaaatatataatgataataatcgcATCATTAGAATCTAGACAAGGAAACTACTGCACATATACTTGATAGAAGTGCCATCCCTAAATctcaaaatgtcccttttctcTGAATAATATGATATTGGCTTGTGATGTTCAGTAGTCTTATTGTGACCTCATTCCTTATTGGAGCGAGGgcactacatgtatactattaTTAGTGTATACAACTTATTAATGTTATATGATCCTATCTGATTCTGTAGAACAGAATCAGATTTCTTGCAGTCACATACCAGCATATGTTCGTCAAGTATTGCATTCCATGCAGCATAATATTAATTTAGAACACTCATACCAGGATATAAAATTCATCACTATTTGAAAGTAATTACACAAAAAGGCCATCAGGAAATATCAGACAATCCTATAATAACTTTTTCAATTTATGTTTCAACCAAATATCTTGGAAAGCTTTGAAATAAGATATAGTGCATTCTGTACATTTAAACAAAGTACTGAAGTTATATGCGGTACTTTGAAGCTTTAAACATTTGCAGTTTTCACTTACCCACCAAAAAAATTCACACACATgtataattgtaaatattgagattcttcatcttttttcaattataacaaaaaaagtGAGTTCATAGCCTTGAGGTAATACTAATAAGAAGGCTCAACATAATGTAAATCATGCACCTTCAAGAGTTGTACTCGATCATACAATTCTATAACCCTCCTTcctaccatggacctactacaaccAAAGGCACGACTTGCTGAACCCAAAGACAGTATTATCctaaaataattataaactcCACTAAAACTAGACACATCTCAAAACCTGCAGCAATACATCAATATTATACAATCAATATATTGTTTGTGAATTATAGTTATTCTGCAATGTAGATAAAAAAGAACAGTTATTGTGATTAGATTTGCATCTCTAGTATTGGTTTGTGTCGTTTCACTGGATatatggtggcagcggtgggatactTACTTGGGTTTATATTTACTTGGCCTACAAGCAGTTGGTTTGGTTTACTATCATTTTGGTCCAATTGCCATCTGGTCTACactgcatttggtctaataaccaattATTCCAATTCTCATTcagtctaatttccacttggcCTGCTTATTAGTTTACATtttgtcaaaatgaaaattggttCATCTCATCATATAGGCTAAATCGTGTAAGACCAAGTAGATAATAAGCAAATTGGTATAGCCTCActgggaattgaaaaaaatggtaaatGTTCTAtgttaattagaccaaatggttagaaGACAAACTCGCAATAGATGAAGTAGGATTATACCATCAGGAATGAGACCAAACGGAAAGTAGACGAAGTGGTTGTAGACCAATCAATAATTTCCCGATGCACCCAGtcaataaatgatttgattaattttggATAGAATAATAAAAGAACATCCAGGAGATGGACCCAGTCATGGGCATCTGCTACTGTTACATTCTTACCGCATCTATCATGTTCAGCCATTTGCTGAGATTCCTGAATGAGGTTTCACTTGTGATGTCATAGACAAGCATGATACCCTGtgtcaaaacatacaaaaaatacaccttttcctttattttggtAAAACTGGGTATCAATCTGTATTTTGAGAAACTGATTGAAGTCAAACAGCATTTAGggcaataaaaaatatttttaaaaatcattcaagttattaaattgaattttggTATAAActgatcacattttttttttacaatcatgtgtATTTTTAACAAGATATAGTGTATccagaatattgaaaaatggtatgtaaaagaaaaagaacagtAAACATACATAAACGATCAAAATGGTATTCTGAAAGGGTTTCCTTCTTTCTTAACTATGATTCGAAATATGAGAAATATATACTGTCATACTGCAACAATCAAGCTTATGGGCAAGAGGTTGATTCTTCCACAAACATATTGAATTCTGTTGTTGTaatatcaattgatttgatgaaGAGTCCCCTTTGGtatgtcaaatctataaaatatttcaattcataCCTATTCTTTAAATAAAGTTAGTGAGTAAATTACATcgtctctctcattttcatattcatttcactTCATTATGAATTGTGATcttttttcatccaattttgatgaaattataggtaaatgccagtttgaaaaaaaaaatctttcttttttttaaatcaataaggGGAGGAGGTGAGATTTCCTCATTCAGATAACATTTAGATTGGTTTTGTATAACccattacatgtacttttctgTCCCGCTTTTGTTCCTTTAGGCATATACAGTAATATTTGCATTGATTTGGATGGTATTTTAATAAAGCATTTTGTTttgaactgaaaaaaaaggttactccaaaaatatattcattgtgGGTGAGGAATACTATATTGGAGGCACCAAGGGCCATCTTCCAGAAACTATCAAGGCAAATGTATGTCTTTGTCAAGGTTGGTTCGATTTGTGTTGGGCTCCTTATCACCTGGACCCTGTcacataaaagttactattatggt containing:
- the LOC121418171 gene encoding ras-related protein Rab-15-like; translation: MAKQYDVLIRLLMLGDSGVGKTCMLCKFTEEGFSHTHIATIGIDFKMKTLVVDDKKIRIQIWDTAGQERYDTITKQYFRRAQGIMLVYDITSETSFRNLSKWLNMIDAGAGDVAKFLVANKSDASALRIISRQEGEMFARENNLQFIEASAFSGDNLNEAFESLVKIVMEKNKKDIDDQLQSIKLYGAREDSTIDGEVDDVKTGGCCS